In a single window of the Eleginops maclovinus isolate JMC-PN-2008 ecotype Puerto Natales chromosome 6, JC_Emac_rtc_rv5, whole genome shotgun sequence genome:
- the usp14 gene encoding ubiquitin carboxyl-terminal hydrolase 14 has translation MPVFSVNVKWGKEKFDAVELNTEEPPMVFKAQLFALTGVQPDRQKVMVKGGTLKDDDWGNIKLKNGMTLLMMGSAEALPEEPAVRPMFVEDMTEEQLASAMELPCGLTNLGNTCYMNATVQCLRSVPELKTALRRYAGALRSSGASAPSQYITAALRDLYETMEKTSSSLPPIILLQFLHMAFPQFAEKGDQGQYLQQDANECWLQMMRVLQQKLEPLEPETPMETEAESGAASASTKKNLIDQYFGVEFETSMKCTEAEEEEPIKGKENQLQLSCFINQEVKYLATGLRLRLQEEITKMSPSLERNALYIKSSKLSRLPAYLTVQMVRFFYKEKESVNAKVLKDVKFPLMLDVYELCTAEVQEKMLPIRSKFKEVEDKKLENQQKKMVVKPDAPAEKVKYEPFSFPDDLGSNNSGYYDLQAVLTHQGRSSSSGHYVGWVKRKEDEWVKFDDDKVSLVTPEDILRLSGGGDWHIAYVLLYGPRRLEILQEDQ, from the exons ATGCCGGTGTTTTCAG TAAATGTGAAATGGGGCAAAGAGAAGTTTGATGCAGTAGAGCTGAACACAGAGGAGCCTCCCATGGTCTTCAAGGCGCAGCTCTTTGCCCTGACAGGAGTTCAGCCCGACAGACAGAAGGTCATGGTGAAGGGAGGCACTCTGAAG gATGATGATTGGGGAAACATTAAACTTAAAAAT GGAATGACTCTGCTGATGATGGGCTCAGCAGAAGCCCTGCCTGAGGAGCCTGCCGTCCGGCCCATGTTTGTAGAAGACATGACTGAGGAGCAGCTGGCCTCAGCG ATGGAGTTGCCTTGTGGGCTGACCAACTTGGGCAACACCTGTTACATGAATGCCACAGTGCAGTGCCTGCGCTCCGTGCCAGAGCTCAAAACTGCACTTAGAAG GTATGCAGGTGCTCTGCGATCTTCAGGAGCAAGTGCACCATCACAATACATCACAGCAG CCCTTCGTGACTTGTATGAGACCATGGAAAAGACCTCCTCCAGCCTGCCACCCATCATTTTGCTGCAGTTCCTCCACATGGCCTTTCCACAGTTTGCTGAGAAGGGGGACCAGGGACAATACCTCCAGCAG GATGCCAACGAGTGCTGGCTGCAGATGATGAGAGTGCTTCAGCAAAAGTTGGAGCCACTAGAGCCCGAGACTCCCATGGAG ACCGAGGCTGAGAGCGGAGCTGCCTCTGCCTCCACAAAGAAGAACCTCATTGACCAGTACTTTGGCGTAGAATTCGAAACCTC TATGAAGTGCACagaggctgaggaggaggagccaATCAAAGGCAAGGAAAACCAGCTCCAGCTCAGCTGCTTCATCAACCAGGAAGTCAAATACCTTGCAACAGGACTAAGACTG agACTGCAGGAAGAAATCACAAAAATGTCTCCATCCTTGGAAAGAAATGCCCTGTATATAAAATCT TCAAAACTCAGCCGTCTCCCTGCCTACTTGACTGTTCAAATGGTCCGGTTTTTCTACAAGGAGAAGGAATCCGTGAACGCCAAAGTGCTGAAG GATGTCAAGTTCCCGCTCATGTTGGATGTCTACGAGCTGTGCACCGCCGAGGTCCAGGAGAAAATGCTGCCCATCAGGTCAAAGTTCAAGGAGGTCGAGGACAAGAAGCTAGAGAATCAGCAGAAAAAG ATGGTGGTGAAGCCGGATGCACCTGCAGAAAAAGTGAAATACGAGCCTTTCTCCTTCCCTGATG ACCTCGGCTCCAACAACAGCGGCTACTACGACCTGCAGGCGGTGCTCACACACCAGGGCCGCTCCAGCTCCTCAGGCCACTACGTGGGCTGGGTCAAGAGGAAAGAAG ATGAGTGGGTGAAGTTTGACGACGACAAGGTGAGCCTGGTGACCCCTGAGGACATCCTGCGGCTGTCCGGTGGCGGGGACTGGCATATAGCGTACGTTCTCCTGTACGGCCCCCGGAGGCTGGAAATACTTCAAGAGGATCAGTAG
- the rock1 gene encoding rho-associated protein kinase 1 isoform X2, producing the protein MSAGESMAARFEKIDAMLKDPKSEVNTDCLLDGLDALVYDLDFPALRKNKSIDNFLSRYKETISKIRDLRMKAVDYEVVKVIGRGAFGEVQLVRHKATRKVYAMKLLSKFEMIKRSDSAFFWEERDIMAFANSSWVVQLFFAFQDDRYLYMVMEYMPGGDLVNLMSNYDVPEKWARFYTAEVVQALDGIHSMGFIHRDVKPDNMLLDKAGHLKLADFGTCMKMNKDGMVRCDTAVGTPDYISPEVLKSQGGDGYYGRECDWWSVGVFLYEMLVGDTPFYADSLVGTYSKIMNHKNALTFPDDSDISNDAKNLICAFLTDREVRLGRNGVDEIKRHPFFKNDQWTWENIRDTAAPVVPELSSDVDTSNFDDIEEDRGEEETFPTPKAFVGNQLPFVGFTYYSSQHLMRSSPANAKTADKRNSLTKEDKSHLENLQKRIFQLEEQLHSEMQLKDELEQKCRTSNTKIEKIIKELDEEANQRKSAEAGVSQLEKDKIMLQHRFTEYQRKADQDAEKRRNLENEVSTLKEQLEDMRKISQNSQASNDKIIQLQNQMEEANDLLRAESDTAARLRKSHTEMAKSMSQLESLNRELQERSHAVEGEKAQLEKELLLLQSNLDSERRNYNLGSEEMMELQARMAGLQEDNKNLKHSLSKVESDRKQAQERSNNLEKEKNNLEIDLNYKLKTLQQRLEQEQTEHRVTRAQLTDKYESIEEAKSAATNAVQQKMSEETGSRMRAESRIVEVEKQCSMLEFDLKQSVQKMEQLMKQKERLEDEVKNLRIHGEQESSKRVQSQNDLKTRTQEVDRVRCSEKQVKQELNTALESKRSLEFQLAQLTKQYRGNEGQMRELQDQLEAEQYFSTLYKTQVKELKEDIEEKNRQVQDTHKKVQDLCSERDSLSAQLDLTVTKAESEQLARALQEEQYFELSQENKKSTSRHKQEIGEKESTITRLEESNKTLTKDVEILSKEKSDLSEKLNTQNEEYEAQKDEIANTIRANYEKVLNTERTLKTQAVNKLAEIMNRKDMKLDHKKKGSTADLRKKEKENRKLQLDLNQEKEKFNHMAIKYQKELSEMQAQLAEECTYRNELQMQLDSKESDIEQLREKLNDLQQRMDNSSVTSLLTDETDSNLAESRLEGWLSIPNRANIKRYGWKKQYVVVSSKKILFYNDEQDKEQSNPSMVLDIDKLFHVRPVTQGDVYRAETEEIPRIFQILYANEGECRKEADMETVPQGDKTNCLPHKGHEFIPTLYHFPSNCEACSKPLWHVFKPPPALECRRCHVKCHKDHLDKKEDVIAPCKINYDVTSARDMLLLALTQDEQKKWIGHLGKKIPKTPPSTFSRASPRSMSTRSGPNQSFRKNPKSNTGKLS; encoded by the exons ATAAGGAAACCATTAGTAAAATCCGTGATCTACGCATGAAAGCGGTGGACTATGAGGTGGTTAAAGTTATTGGGAGAGGAGCATTTGGAGAGGTGCAACTG GTGAGACACAAAGCAACACGCAAAGTATACGCCATGAAGCTGCTGAGCAAGTTTGAAATGATCAAGAGGTCGGACTCTGCTTTCTTctgggaggagagagacatcATGGCTTTTGCCAACAGCTCATGGGTGGTGCAG CTATTTTTTGCATTCCAAGATGACCGCTACCTCTACATGGTGATGGAATACATGCCGGGCGGCGACTTGGTTAACTTGATGAGCAACTATGACGTCCCGGAGAAGTGGGCCCGCTTCTACACAGCTGAGGTTGTCCAGGCTTTGGACGGAATCCACTCCATGGGCTTCATTCACAG GGACGTAAAGCCTGATAACATGTTGCTAGACAAAGCAGGCCACCTAAAACTGGCAGACTTCGGGACctgcatgaaaatgaacaag GATGGTATGGTACGATGTGACACAGCAGTGGGAACTCCAGACTACATTTCGCCGGAGGTACTGAAATCTCAAGGGGGAGATGGCTATTATGGCAGGGAGTGTGACTGGTGGTCAGTGGGAGTGTTCCTGTACGAAATGCTTGTCG GCGACACTCCTTTCTATGCAGACTCCCTGGTGGGGACCTACAGCAAAATTATGAACCACAAGAATGCCCTGACCTTCCCCGACGACAGCGACATCTCCAATGACGCCAAGAATCTCATCTGTGCTTTCCTAACTGACAG GGAAGTTCGACTTGGCCGTAATGGTGTCGACGAAATCAAGAGGCATCCTTTCTTCAAGAATGACCAGTGGACATGGGAGAACATCAGAGACA CGGCTGCACCAGTAGTGCCTGAGCTGAGCAGCGACGTTGACACCAGTAACTTCGATGACATCGAGGAGGACCGGGGGGAGGAGGAGACTTTCCCCACACCCAAAGCCTTCGTGGGCAACCAGCTGCCCTTCGTAGGCTTCACTTACTACAGCAGTCAGCA CTTGATGCGCAGCTCTCCTGCCAACGCAAAGACCGCTGACAAACGTAACAGCCTCACAAAAGAAGACAAGAGTCAT CTGGAGAACCTGCAGAAGAGGATCTtccagctggaggagcagctccaCAGTGAGATGCAGCTGAAGGATGAGTTGGAGCAGAAATGCAG GACATCAAACACCAAGATCGAGAAGATAATAAAAGAACTGGATGAAGAG GCGAACCAGAGGAAGAGTGCAGAGGCCGGCGTGTCTCAGCTGGAGAAGGACAAGATCATGCTGCAGCACAGATTCACGGAGTACCAAAGAAAAGCTGACCAGGATGCAGAGAAGAGACGCAATCTGGAGAATGAGG tttcaaCTTTGAAGGAGCAGCTTGAGGACATGAGGAAAATCAGCCAGAACTCTCAAGCCTCAAATGACAAGATCATACAGCTGCAGAATCAG ATGGAAGAGGCCAATGACCTCCTGCGTGCAGAGTCAGACACCGCTGCGAGGCTGAGGAAGAGCCACACGGAGATGGCCAAGTCCATGAGCCAGCTGGAGAGCTTGAACCGcgagctgcaggagaggagccATGCAGTGGAAGGGGAGAAGGCCcagctggagaaggagctccTGTTGCTTCAAAGCAACCTGGACTCCGAGAGGAGGAACTACAACCTGGGCTCTGAGGAAATGATGGAGCTGCAAG CGAGGATGGCAGGGCTGCAAGAGGACAACAAAAACTTGAAGCACAGCCTCTCTAAAGTGGAGTCGGATCGCAAACAGGCCCAGGAGAGGAGCAATAACCTGGAGAAG GAAAAGAACAACCTGGAGATCGACCTGAACTACAAACTGAAGACCTTGCAGCAGCGTCTGGAGCAGGAGCAGACTGAGCACAGGGTGACGCGGGCGCAGCTCACTGACAAATATGAGTCTATCGAAGAGGCTAAATCAGCTGCCACGAACG CTGTCCAGCAGAAGATGTCGGAGGAGACTGGATCGAGGATGCGAGCGGAGAGCAGGATAGTGGAGGTTGAGAAACAGTGCTCAATGTTGGAGTTTGACCTCAAGCAGTCTGTGCAGAAGATGGAGCAGCTGATGAAGCAAAAAGAAAGGCTGGAAGATGAG GTGAAGAACCTGCGAATACATGGAGAACAGGAGTCGAGCAAGCGTGTGCAGTCTCAGAACGACCTGAAGACTCGCACGCAGGAGGTGGACCGGGTGCGGTGTTCAGAGAAGCAGGTCAAACAGGAGCTCAACACGGCGCTGGAGAGCAAACGCTCGCTGGAGTTCCAACTGGCACAGCTGACCAA ACAATACAGAGGCAATGAGGGACAGATGAGGGAACTTCAGGACCAGCTTGAGGCCGAACAGTATTTTTCT ACGCTTTACAAAACTCAGGTAAAGGAACTCAAAGAGGACATTGAGGAAAAGAACCGGCAGGTACAGGACACTCATAAAAAGGTGCAGGATCTGTGCAGTGAAAG GGACTCCCTGTCTGCCCAGCTGGATCTGACAGTGACCAAGGCCGAGTCAGAGCAGCTCGCCCGGGCTCTTCAGGAGGAGCAGTACTTTGAGCTCAGCCAGGAGAACAAGAAGTCGACAAGTAGACATAAGCAGGAGATAGGGGAGAAGGAGTCTACTATTACACGG CTTGAGGAATCCAATAAAACTCTGACCAAAGATGTGGAGATCCTCAGCAAAGAGAAGTCGGACTTAAGTGAGAAGCTGAACACTCAGAATGAAG AGTATGAAGCTCAGAAGGACGAGATTGCAAATACAATCAGGGCCAACTATGAGAAGGTCCTCAACACAGAGCGCACACTGAAGACTCAG GCGGTGAACAAGCTGGCCGAGATCATGAACCGCAAGGACATGAAGCTGGACCACAAGAAGAAGGGCAGCACTGCCGACCTgcggaagaaggagaaggagaaccGCAAGCTTCAGCTGGATCTGAACCAGGAGAAGGAGAAGTTTAACCACATGGCCATCAAGTACCAGAAGGAGTTGAGCGAGATGCAGGCT CAACTGGCAGAGGAGTGCACGTATCGCAACGAGCTGCAAATGCAGCTGGACAGCAAGGAGAGCGACATCGAGCAGCTTCGGGAGAAACTGAACGACCTGCAGCAGCGCATGGATAACTCAAGCGTCACCAGCTTGCTGACTGATGAGACAGACAGCAACCTCGCAG AATCCAGATTGGAGGGTTGGCTGTCTATTCCTAACCGTGCTAATATCAAGCGCTACGGGTGGAAGAAGCAg TATGTGGTGGTGAGCAGCAAGAAGATTCTGTTCTACAACGATGAGCAGGATAAGGAGCAGTCCAATCCCTCAATGGTACTAGATATCGA CAAACTGTTCCACGTGAGACCAGTCACACAGGGAGACGTGTACCGAGCCGAGACAGAAGAAATTCCAAGAATATTCCAG ATTCTGTATGCCAACGAGGGAGAGTGCAGGAAGGAGGCGGACATGGAGACAGTGCCTCAGGGTGACAAGACCAACTGTCTCCCACACAAAGGCCACGAGTTCATCCCCACACTATATCACTTCCCTTCCAACTGTGAGGCCTGCTCCAAGCCTCTGTGGCACGTTTTCAAGCCGCCTCCGGCCCTGGAGTGCCGCCGCTGCCACGTCAAGTGCCACAAGGACCACCTCGACAAAAAGGAGGATGTTATTGCTCCTTGCAAAA TAAACTATGATGTGACCTCTGCCCGGGACATGCTCCTGCTGGCCCTGACCCAGGATGAGCAGAAGAAATGGATTGGCCACCTTGGAAAGAAGATTCCCAAGACCCCACCATCCACATTTTCAAGAGCCTCACCTCGTTCCATGTCCACTCGCTCTGGACCAAACCAGTCCTTCCGCAAGAACCCTAAAAGCAATACAGGAAAGCTGAG cTAA
- the rock1 gene encoding rho-associated protein kinase 1 isoform X1, which translates to MSAGESMAARFEKIDAMLKDPKSEVNTDCLLDGLDALVYDLDFPALRKNKSIDNFLSRYKETISKIRDLRMKAVDYEVVKVIGRGAFGEVQLVRHKATRKVYAMKLLSKFEMIKRSDSAFFWEERDIMAFANSSWVVQLFFAFQDDRYLYMVMEYMPGGDLVNLMSNYDVPEKWARFYTAEVVQALDGIHSMGFIHRDVKPDNMLLDKAGHLKLADFGTCMKMNKDGMVRCDTAVGTPDYISPEVLKSQGGDGYYGRECDWWSVGVFLYEMLVGDTPFYADSLVGTYSKIMNHKNALTFPDDSDISNDAKNLICAFLTDREVRLGRNGVDEIKRHPFFKNDQWTWENIRDTAAPVVPELSSDVDTSNFDDIEEDRGEEETFPTPKAFVGNQLPFVGFTYYSSQHLMRSSPANAKTADKRNSLTKEDKSHLENLQKRIFQLEEQLHSEMQLKDELEQKCRTSNTKIEKIIKELDEEANQRKSAEAGVSQLEKDKIMLQHRFTEYQRKADQDAEKRRNLENEVSTLKEQLEDMRKISQNSQASNDKIIQLQNQMEEANDLLRAESDTAARLRKSHTEMAKSMSQLESLNRELQERSHAVEGEKAQLEKELLLLQSNLDSERRNYNLGSEEMMELQARMAGLQEDNKNLKHSLSKVESDRKQAQERSNNLEKEKNNLEIDLNYKLKTLQQRLEQEQTEHRVTRAQLTDKYESIEEAKSAATNAVQQKMSEETGSRMRAESRIVEVEKQCSMLEFDLKQSVQKMEQLMKQKERLEDEVKNLRIHGEQESSKRVQSQNDLKTRTQEVDRVRCSEKQVKQELNTALESKRSLEFQLAQLTKQYRGNEGQMRELQDQLEAEQYFSTLYKTQVKELKEDIEEKNRQVQDTHKKVQDLCSERDSLSAQLDLTVTKAESEQLARALQEEQYFELSQENKKSTSRHKQEIGEKESTITRLEESNKTLTKDVEILSKEKSDLSEKLNTQNEEYEAQKDEIANTIRANYEKVLNTERTLKTQAVNKLAEIMNRKDMKLDHKKKGSTADLRKKEKENRKLQLDLNQEKEKFNHMAIKYQKELSEMQAQLAEECTYRNELQMQLDSKESDIEQLREKLNDLQQRMDNSSVTSLLTDETDSNLAESRLEGWLSIPNRANIKRYGWKKQYVVVSSKKILFYNDEQDKEQSNPSMVLDIDKLFHVRPVTQGDVYRAETEEIPRIFQILYANEGECRKEADMETVPQGDKTNCLPHKGHEFIPTLYHFPSNCEACSKPLWHVFKPPPALECRRCHVKCHKDHLDKKEDVIAPCKINYDVTSARDMLLLALTQDEQKKWIGHLGKKIPKTPPSTFSRASPRSMSTRSGPNQSFRKNPKSNTGKLSRAQSSLQAADTTSSTC; encoded by the exons ATAAGGAAACCATTAGTAAAATCCGTGATCTACGCATGAAAGCGGTGGACTATGAGGTGGTTAAAGTTATTGGGAGAGGAGCATTTGGAGAGGTGCAACTG GTGAGACACAAAGCAACACGCAAAGTATACGCCATGAAGCTGCTGAGCAAGTTTGAAATGATCAAGAGGTCGGACTCTGCTTTCTTctgggaggagagagacatcATGGCTTTTGCCAACAGCTCATGGGTGGTGCAG CTATTTTTTGCATTCCAAGATGACCGCTACCTCTACATGGTGATGGAATACATGCCGGGCGGCGACTTGGTTAACTTGATGAGCAACTATGACGTCCCGGAGAAGTGGGCCCGCTTCTACACAGCTGAGGTTGTCCAGGCTTTGGACGGAATCCACTCCATGGGCTTCATTCACAG GGACGTAAAGCCTGATAACATGTTGCTAGACAAAGCAGGCCACCTAAAACTGGCAGACTTCGGGACctgcatgaaaatgaacaag GATGGTATGGTACGATGTGACACAGCAGTGGGAACTCCAGACTACATTTCGCCGGAGGTACTGAAATCTCAAGGGGGAGATGGCTATTATGGCAGGGAGTGTGACTGGTGGTCAGTGGGAGTGTTCCTGTACGAAATGCTTGTCG GCGACACTCCTTTCTATGCAGACTCCCTGGTGGGGACCTACAGCAAAATTATGAACCACAAGAATGCCCTGACCTTCCCCGACGACAGCGACATCTCCAATGACGCCAAGAATCTCATCTGTGCTTTCCTAACTGACAG GGAAGTTCGACTTGGCCGTAATGGTGTCGACGAAATCAAGAGGCATCCTTTCTTCAAGAATGACCAGTGGACATGGGAGAACATCAGAGACA CGGCTGCACCAGTAGTGCCTGAGCTGAGCAGCGACGTTGACACCAGTAACTTCGATGACATCGAGGAGGACCGGGGGGAGGAGGAGACTTTCCCCACACCCAAAGCCTTCGTGGGCAACCAGCTGCCCTTCGTAGGCTTCACTTACTACAGCAGTCAGCA CTTGATGCGCAGCTCTCCTGCCAACGCAAAGACCGCTGACAAACGTAACAGCCTCACAAAAGAAGACAAGAGTCAT CTGGAGAACCTGCAGAAGAGGATCTtccagctggaggagcagctccaCAGTGAGATGCAGCTGAAGGATGAGTTGGAGCAGAAATGCAG GACATCAAACACCAAGATCGAGAAGATAATAAAAGAACTGGATGAAGAG GCGAACCAGAGGAAGAGTGCAGAGGCCGGCGTGTCTCAGCTGGAGAAGGACAAGATCATGCTGCAGCACAGATTCACGGAGTACCAAAGAAAAGCTGACCAGGATGCAGAGAAGAGACGCAATCTGGAGAATGAGG tttcaaCTTTGAAGGAGCAGCTTGAGGACATGAGGAAAATCAGCCAGAACTCTCAAGCCTCAAATGACAAGATCATACAGCTGCAGAATCAG ATGGAAGAGGCCAATGACCTCCTGCGTGCAGAGTCAGACACCGCTGCGAGGCTGAGGAAGAGCCACACGGAGATGGCCAAGTCCATGAGCCAGCTGGAGAGCTTGAACCGcgagctgcaggagaggagccATGCAGTGGAAGGGGAGAAGGCCcagctggagaaggagctccTGTTGCTTCAAAGCAACCTGGACTCCGAGAGGAGGAACTACAACCTGGGCTCTGAGGAAATGATGGAGCTGCAAG CGAGGATGGCAGGGCTGCAAGAGGACAACAAAAACTTGAAGCACAGCCTCTCTAAAGTGGAGTCGGATCGCAAACAGGCCCAGGAGAGGAGCAATAACCTGGAGAAG GAAAAGAACAACCTGGAGATCGACCTGAACTACAAACTGAAGACCTTGCAGCAGCGTCTGGAGCAGGAGCAGACTGAGCACAGGGTGACGCGGGCGCAGCTCACTGACAAATATGAGTCTATCGAAGAGGCTAAATCAGCTGCCACGAACG CTGTCCAGCAGAAGATGTCGGAGGAGACTGGATCGAGGATGCGAGCGGAGAGCAGGATAGTGGAGGTTGAGAAACAGTGCTCAATGTTGGAGTTTGACCTCAAGCAGTCTGTGCAGAAGATGGAGCAGCTGATGAAGCAAAAAGAAAGGCTGGAAGATGAG GTGAAGAACCTGCGAATACATGGAGAACAGGAGTCGAGCAAGCGTGTGCAGTCTCAGAACGACCTGAAGACTCGCACGCAGGAGGTGGACCGGGTGCGGTGTTCAGAGAAGCAGGTCAAACAGGAGCTCAACACGGCGCTGGAGAGCAAACGCTCGCTGGAGTTCCAACTGGCACAGCTGACCAA ACAATACAGAGGCAATGAGGGACAGATGAGGGAACTTCAGGACCAGCTTGAGGCCGAACAGTATTTTTCT ACGCTTTACAAAACTCAGGTAAAGGAACTCAAAGAGGACATTGAGGAAAAGAACCGGCAGGTACAGGACACTCATAAAAAGGTGCAGGATCTGTGCAGTGAAAG GGACTCCCTGTCTGCCCAGCTGGATCTGACAGTGACCAAGGCCGAGTCAGAGCAGCTCGCCCGGGCTCTTCAGGAGGAGCAGTACTTTGAGCTCAGCCAGGAGAACAAGAAGTCGACAAGTAGACATAAGCAGGAGATAGGGGAGAAGGAGTCTACTATTACACGG CTTGAGGAATCCAATAAAACTCTGACCAAAGATGTGGAGATCCTCAGCAAAGAGAAGTCGGACTTAAGTGAGAAGCTGAACACTCAGAATGAAG AGTATGAAGCTCAGAAGGACGAGATTGCAAATACAATCAGGGCCAACTATGAGAAGGTCCTCAACACAGAGCGCACACTGAAGACTCAG GCGGTGAACAAGCTGGCCGAGATCATGAACCGCAAGGACATGAAGCTGGACCACAAGAAGAAGGGCAGCACTGCCGACCTgcggaagaaggagaaggagaaccGCAAGCTTCAGCTGGATCTGAACCAGGAGAAGGAGAAGTTTAACCACATGGCCATCAAGTACCAGAAGGAGTTGAGCGAGATGCAGGCT CAACTGGCAGAGGAGTGCACGTATCGCAACGAGCTGCAAATGCAGCTGGACAGCAAGGAGAGCGACATCGAGCAGCTTCGGGAGAAACTGAACGACCTGCAGCAGCGCATGGATAACTCAAGCGTCACCAGCTTGCTGACTGATGAGACAGACAGCAACCTCGCAG AATCCAGATTGGAGGGTTGGCTGTCTATTCCTAACCGTGCTAATATCAAGCGCTACGGGTGGAAGAAGCAg TATGTGGTGGTGAGCAGCAAGAAGATTCTGTTCTACAACGATGAGCAGGATAAGGAGCAGTCCAATCCCTCAATGGTACTAGATATCGA CAAACTGTTCCACGTGAGACCAGTCACACAGGGAGACGTGTACCGAGCCGAGACAGAAGAAATTCCAAGAATATTCCAG ATTCTGTATGCCAACGAGGGAGAGTGCAGGAAGGAGGCGGACATGGAGACAGTGCCTCAGGGTGACAAGACCAACTGTCTCCCACACAAAGGCCACGAGTTCATCCCCACACTATATCACTTCCCTTCCAACTGTGAGGCCTGCTCCAAGCCTCTGTGGCACGTTTTCAAGCCGCCTCCGGCCCTGGAGTGCCGCCGCTGCCACGTCAAGTGCCACAAGGACCACCTCGACAAAAAGGAGGATGTTATTGCTCCTTGCAAAA TAAACTATGATGTGACCTCTGCCCGGGACATGCTCCTGCTGGCCCTGACCCAGGATGAGCAGAAGAAATGGATTGGCCACCTTGGAAAGAAGATTCCCAAGACCCCACCATCCACATTTTCAAGAGCCTCACCTCGTTCCATGTCCACTCGCTCTGGACCAAACCAGTCCTTCCGCAAGAACCCTAAAAGCAATACAGGAAAGCTGAG CAGAGCGCAGTCCAGCCTCCAAGCAGCAGACACAACATCCAGCACTTGTTGA